The proteins below come from a single Halostagnicola larsenii XH-48 genomic window:
- a CDS encoding cob(I)yrinic acid a,c-diamide adenosyltransferase gives MDIYTGRGDDGQTDLRTMDRVSKASHRIEAYGTVDELNAVIGTTRPTEYDDLEARLREIQNHLHIVQADFANPDPDEDDPKIEAEHVERLESWIDEYDDELEALTSFILPSGGDLGSSLHYARTICRRAERRAVALAGEEEVNETAVTYLNRLSDALFVFGRVANARDGIPEESPTY, from the coding sequence ATGGATATCTACACCGGCCGGGGAGACGACGGGCAGACCGACCTTCGAACGATGGACAGGGTGTCGAAGGCGAGCCACCGCATCGAGGCCTACGGCACGGTCGACGAACTGAACGCCGTCATCGGAACGACTCGGCCCACCGAGTACGACGACCTCGAGGCGAGACTCCGCGAGATTCAAAACCATCTCCACATCGTCCAGGCCGATTTCGCGAATCCCGACCCCGACGAGGACGACCCGAAAATCGAGGCCGAACACGTCGAGCGACTCGAGTCCTGGATCGACGAGTACGACGACGAACTCGAAGCTCTGACTTCGTTCATCCTCCCGAGCGGCGGCGACCTCGGGAGCAGCCTTCACTACGCGCGGACGATCTGTCGCCGGGCGGAGCGACGTGCCGTCGCGCTCGCCGGTGAAGAAGAGGTAAACGAGACCGCCGTCACGTACCTCAATCGCCTCTCCGACGCGCTCTTCGTCTTCGGCCGCGTCGCCAATGCTCGAGATGGGATTCCCGAAGAGAGCCCCACCTACTGA
- a CDS encoding 1,4-dihydroxy-2-naphthoate polyprenyltransferase, protein MSTAAVSRTKAWVMAARPQTLPAAAAPVIVGVGLALEAGVFEPLPALMAFVGAALIQVGTNFANDYYDAKKGADTDDREGFTRVTQSGLIEPDQVKLATVVTFALAILVGTYLVYVGGLPILVIGLVSVFCGWAYTGGPYPLGYHGLGELFVFVFFGVVAVMGTFYVQAAKHLAAPLTTSIPDETVTTAAFVASLPVACLSTAILVVNNVRDRETDRETGKYTLAVRLGYGWSRVEFVALLAVAFAIPIWFWLAADFGPAVLLPLLTIPYAAMITRTMLTRTDGNALNPALENTGKLLTIFSILFAAGLVLG, encoded by the coding sequence ATGAGTACGGCAGCGGTTTCGCGGACGAAAGCCTGGGTGATGGCCGCACGGCCCCAGACGTTGCCAGCGGCCGCGGCGCCGGTGATCGTGGGCGTCGGCCTCGCGCTCGAGGCGGGCGTGTTCGAACCACTTCCGGCGCTGATGGCGTTCGTGGGGGCGGCGCTGATCCAGGTGGGGACGAACTTCGCGAACGATTACTACGACGCCAAGAAGGGGGCGGATACCGACGATCGCGAGGGATTTACTCGAGTGACTCAGTCGGGGCTCATCGAGCCCGATCAGGTCAAACTCGCGACGGTCGTCACGTTCGCGCTCGCGATTCTCGTCGGGACGTATCTGGTGTACGTCGGCGGGCTTCCGATCCTCGTAATCGGTCTCGTGAGCGTCTTCTGCGGGTGGGCGTACACGGGCGGCCCCTACCCGCTTGGCTACCACGGACTCGGGGAACTGTTCGTCTTCGTCTTCTTCGGCGTTGTCGCCGTGATGGGGACCTTCTACGTGCAGGCGGCCAAGCATCTCGCAGCTCCGTTGACGACCTCGATACCCGATGAAACGGTTACGACGGCCGCGTTCGTCGCGAGTTTGCCCGTCGCCTGCCTTTCGACGGCGATCCTCGTGGTGAACAACGTCCGGGATCGAGAGACCGACCGCGAGACGGGCAAGTACACCCTCGCGGTTCGGCTCGGCTACGGCTGGAGTCGCGTCGAATTCGTCGCGCTGCTGGCCGTCGCCTTCGCGATTCCGATCTGGTTCTGGCTCGCGGCGGATTTCGGACCGGCGGTCTTGCTGCCGCTGTTGACGATTCCCTACGCCGCGATGATTACGCGAACGATGCTCACCCGAACCGACGGGAACGCGCTCAACCCAGCGCTCGAGAACACGGGGAAACTGCTCACGATCTTCTCGATCCTCTTCGCGGCGGGGCTGGTGCTCGGATGA
- the menD gene encoding 2-succinyl-5-enolpyruvyl-6-hydroxy-3-cyclohexene-1-carboxylic-acid synthase has translation MTGPPNEATLWARILVEELADGGLEAVCIAPGSRSTPLTVAFAAHPDVEVFSHLDERSAAFFALGRSRRTGEPTALVCTSGTAAANFHPAVIEANQARVPLLVLTADRPPELRDSGANQTVDQVKLYGDAVRWYAELPEPRAEQRRARSVRTTASRALAKANGTLAGPVHLNCPFQKPLEPTEVSGAVPESFTETPAGSGRDGPYVRTTQGRMSPSPKDCRTIAQELETARRPLLVAGPADPVSYSSDDSRGVHPETVARLARAVDAPVLADPLSGLRFGSHLEKSSDLPPVYGGYDTYVTELPAPDIVLRVGASPTSKPLRQYLADSSARQFVVDPASEWREATFTATDLIGAEPTAVFEGVLEELADNSGRETTAETWPERFAAAERAHWRIHGGSVDGESEKPEPLEGSILSTVFSDAPDPASIFVSNSMPIRDADRFGRPRAAALTVLANRGASGIDGITSTALGAGSATEDPLVLVTGDLAFYHDSNGLLAIERCDVDATIVVLDNDGGGIFHMLPIEAFDPPFTDQFKTPHGLDFTSLGEFYDLEFETVDPAAFAGRYRESVRSEGTQILHVEFDAEASHRRREALAERVRESL, from the coding sequence ATGACGGGCCCACCGAACGAGGCGACGCTCTGGGCCCGCATTCTCGTCGAGGAGTTAGCCGACGGCGGACTCGAGGCCGTCTGTATCGCCCCCGGAAGCCGTTCGACGCCGCTTACGGTCGCCTTCGCCGCGCATCCCGATGTCGAGGTTTTCTCACACCTAGACGAGCGCTCGGCGGCGTTTTTCGCGCTCGGGCGGAGCCGACGAACCGGCGAACCGACAGCGCTCGTCTGCACCTCCGGAACCGCGGCCGCGAACTTCCACCCGGCAGTTATCGAGGCGAATCAAGCCAGAGTACCGCTGCTCGTTCTGACGGCGGATCGACCGCCGGAACTGCGCGATAGCGGGGCGAACCAGACCGTCGATCAGGTTAAACTCTACGGCGACGCGGTTCGGTGGTACGCGGAACTTCCCGAACCGAGAGCCGAGCAGCGACGCGCGCGTTCGGTTCGAACGACGGCGTCTCGAGCGCTCGCGAAGGCGAACGGAACGCTGGCGGGGCCGGTGCACCTCAACTGTCCGTTCCAAAAGCCCCTCGAGCCGACCGAGGTCTCGGGAGCAGTTCCGGAGTCCTTCACGGAGACGCCGGCCGGAAGCGGCCGAGACGGGCCGTACGTCCGGACGACCCAGGGGCGAATGTCACCTTCACCCAAGGACTGTCGGACGATCGCACAGGAACTCGAGACGGCTCGGCGGCCGCTGCTCGTCGCCGGTCCGGCGGATCCAGTGAGCTACTCGAGTGACGATTCTCGCGGTGTCCACCCGGAGACGGTCGCGCGACTCGCGCGGGCGGTCGACGCCCCCGTGCTCGCGGATCCGCTTTCGGGGCTTCGGTTCGGGTCGCATCTCGAGAAGTCGTCCGACCTGCCGCCAGTCTACGGCGGCTACGATACGTACGTGACGGAACTGCCGGCACCGGACATCGTCCTCCGGGTCGGCGCGTCGCCCACGTCCAAGCCGCTGCGGCAGTACCTGGCTGACAGTTCAGCTCGGCAGTTCGTCGTGGACCCTGCCTCCGAATGGCGCGAAGCCACGTTCACCGCGACCGATTTGATCGGCGCGGAGCCGACGGCGGTCTTCGAGGGCGTGCTCGAGGAACTCGCGGATAACTCCGGACGAGAAACGACCGCCGAAACGTGGCCCGAACGATTCGCGGCCGCAGAGCGGGCACACTGGCGAATCCACGGAGGATCGGTGGATGGGGAGAGTGAGAAGCCTGAACCGCTCGAGGGCTCGATCCTCTCGACGGTCTTTTCCGACGCGCCGGACCCGGCGTCGATTTTCGTCTCGAACAGCATGCCGATCCGGGACGCGGATCGATTCGGGCGGCCGCGGGCGGCGGCGCTGACGGTGCTCGCGAACCGCGGCGCGAGCGGGATCGACGGCATCACCAGCACGGCGCTCGGGGCGGGCAGCGCGACCGAGGACCCGCTGGTGCTCGTGACCGGTGACCTCGCGTTCTATCACGACTCGAACGGACTGCTCGCGATCGAGCGCTGCGACGTGGATGCGACGATCGTCGTCCTCGACAACGACGGCGGCGGCATCTTCCACATGCTCCCGATCGAGGCGTTCGATCCGCCCTTCACCGACCAGTTCAAGACGCCCCACGGTCTCGACTTTACCTCGCTCGGGGAGTTCTACGATCTCGAGTTCGAGACCGTCGACCCCGCGGCGTTCGCGGGGCGATACCGCGAGTCGGTCCGAAGCGAGGGCACGCAGATACTGCACGTCGAGTTCGACGCCGAGGCGAGTCACCGACGGCGCGAAGCGCTCGCAGAGCGGGTTCGAGAGAGTCTGTAG
- the gatA gene encoding Asp-tRNA(Asn)/Glu-tRNA(Gln) amidotransferase subunit GatA, translated as MSENIFITEETLEGDEEGPLADKTVAVKDNISTEGVRTTCGSKMLAEYVPPYDATVVSRLKDAGATIVGKTNMDEFGMGTTTETSFFGSTDNPVAPGHVPGGSSGGSAAAVAAGEADLALGSDTGGSIRCPAAFCGVVGIKPTYGLVSRYGLVAYGNSLEQIGPFGSSVEDAASLLDVIAGPDDRDATTRESPNTDGAAASSYAAAADGDVDGLTIGVPTELLEGADEGVVETFWDAIDDLEEEGATYEEVSLPSVEHAVEAYYVIAMSEASSNLARFDGVRYGHAAGEKGENDNWNEAFSKARKEGFGDEVKRRILLGTYALSAGYHDKYYKKAQDARAWVKQDFDEALSNADVLASPTMPVPPFELGESLEDPLTMYLADANTVPVNLANLPAISVPAGETDGLPVGIQLVGPAFGEREIIRAGSALE; from the coding sequence ATGTCCGAGAATATCTTCATCACCGAGGAGACCCTCGAGGGCGACGAGGAGGGACCGCTCGCTGACAAAACCGTCGCCGTCAAGGACAACATTTCGACCGAGGGCGTCCGGACCACCTGCGGGTCGAAGATGTTAGCGGAGTACGTCCCGCCCTACGACGCGACGGTCGTCTCCCGGCTCAAAGACGCCGGCGCGACCATCGTCGGCAAGACGAACATGGACGAGTTCGGGATGGGAACGACGACCGAAACGTCCTTTTTCGGCTCCACGGACAACCCCGTCGCGCCCGGCCACGTTCCCGGCGGATCGTCGGGCGGATCCGCCGCGGCGGTCGCCGCCGGCGAAGCCGACCTCGCGCTCGGGTCCGATACCGGCGGCTCGATCCGCTGTCCGGCCGCTTTCTGCGGCGTCGTCGGCATCAAGCCGACCTACGGGCTGGTCTCGCGATACGGGCTGGTCGCCTACGGCAACAGCTTAGAGCAGATCGGCCCCTTCGGCTCGAGCGTCGAGGACGCCGCCTCGCTGCTCGACGTCATCGCCGGTCCGGACGACCGGGATGCGACGACTCGAGAATCACCGAATACCGACGGTGCTGCGGCCAGTTCCTACGCCGCAGCGGCCGACGGAGACGTCGACGGCCTGACCATCGGCGTTCCCACGGAACTACTCGAGGGCGCGGACGAGGGTGTCGTCGAAACGTTCTGGGACGCCATCGACGACCTCGAGGAAGAGGGTGCGACGTACGAGGAAGTCAGTCTGCCGTCGGTCGAGCACGCCGTCGAAGCCTACTACGTGATCGCGATGTCGGAAGCGTCCTCGAACCTCGCGCGGTTCGACGGCGTTCGGTACGGCCACGCCGCCGGCGAGAAAGGCGAGAACGACAACTGGAACGAGGCGTTCTCGAAAGCGCGAAAGGAAGGCTTCGGCGACGAGGTCAAACGACGAATCCTACTCGGAACGTACGCGCTTTCGGCGGGCTATCACGACAAGTACTACAAGAAGGCACAGGACGCCAGAGCGTGGGTCAAACAGGACTTCGACGAGGCGCTTTCGAACGCCGACGTGCTCGCCTCGCCGACGATGCCCGTGCCGCCGTTCGAACTCGGCGAGAGTCTCGAGGACCCGCTGACGATGTACCTCGCCGACGCCAACACGGTGCCGGTCAACCTCGCAAATCTGCCCGCGATTTCGGTACCTGCGGGCGAGACCGATGGACTTCCGGTCGGGATCCAGCTCGTGGGACCAGCCTTCGGCGAGCGCGAGATTATTCGCGCCGGCAGCGCGCTCGAGTAA
- the gatC gene encoding Asp-tRNA(Asn)/Glu-tRNA(Gln) amidotransferase subunit GatC, whose translation MSDDAVTPEDVRHVASLARVDLEDDEIDQFTGQFADILEYFETLDEVPSVDQDAELTNVMEPDEVRESLDSESALENAPETEDGYFKGPNVS comes from the coding sequence ATGAGCGACGACGCCGTTACGCCCGAGGACGTTCGCCACGTCGCGTCGCTGGCCCGGGTGGATCTCGAGGACGACGAGATCGACCAGTTCACCGGCCAGTTCGCGGACATCCTCGAGTACTTCGAGACCCTAGACGAGGTTCCGTCGGTCGACCAGGACGCCGAACTCACGAACGTCATGGAACCGGACGAGGTTCGCGAGTCACTCGACAGCGAGTCGGCACTCGAGAACGCACCGGAAACCGAAGACGGCTACTTCAAAGGGCCGAACGTCTCCTGA
- a CDS encoding class I adenylate-forming enzyme family protein, whose amino-acid sequence MRSPADWPTRDLLTHRRETSPEKTAVIDADADSDERWSYREFDRRVDRVASALESALGTQRRDTPRSNASASPDRVAVLMETRPAFASLVFAAMRTGRVLVPLNVRETPSELASKLERTAPEAVICERETETQAVSSTDRPIFSVDDPTDSTPEPVRPLFRGIEGEATAPDPVSLERDDPFLLLFTSGTSGEPKGVRLTVGNLVASATASAFRLGVLPSDRWLCCLPMYHMGGLAPVLRSALYGTPLVIQREFDPDATARVVDGYDITGISLVPTMLARMLEAGWSEPDSLRFVLLGGAPASNELLERARDAGVPAYPTYGMTEAASQISTATPEQTRSHEGTVGQPLAVTDVTIVDEAGDPDAPGEPGEIVVSGPTVTPGYLEETHTNAAFGADGLHTGDIGYRDRDGRLWVLNRRSDRIVTGGENVDPGEVADVLQAHPQVEETAVVGLSDPEWGERVGVLVVPNEPTAVSTDDLLEFCGGRLAGFKQPKTIGVTDSLPRTASGTVDREDVREFLREEGTDAASLE is encoded by the coding sequence ATGCGTTCGCCCGCCGACTGGCCGACGAGGGATCTGCTGACTCATCGCCGAGAAACGTCTCCCGAGAAAACTGCCGTAATTGACGCTGACGCCGACAGCGACGAGCGCTGGAGCTACCGCGAGTTCGATCGCCGCGTCGACCGCGTCGCGAGCGCGCTCGAGTCGGCACTCGGTACACAACGCCGCGATACTCCCAGATCCAACGCCAGCGCGTCGCCGGACCGCGTCGCCGTGCTGATGGAGACCCGTCCCGCGTTCGCGAGCCTCGTCTTCGCCGCGATGCGAACCGGCCGCGTCCTCGTTCCGTTGAACGTTCGCGAAACGCCATCGGAGCTGGCATCCAAGCTCGAGCGGACGGCACCCGAGGCGGTGATCTGCGAACGAGAGACGGAAACGCAGGCGGTCTCGAGCACGGATCGACCGATTTTCTCCGTCGACGACCCGACCGACTCGACGCCTGAGCCAGTTCGACCGCTTTTTCGCGGGATCGAGGGCGAGGCGACGGCTCCCGACCCGGTTTCGCTCGAGCGCGACGACCCGTTTTTGCTCCTGTTTACCTCCGGAACCTCCGGCGAGCCGAAGGGGGTTCGACTGACGGTGGGGAACCTCGTCGCGAGCGCGACCGCGTCGGCGTTTCGGCTCGGCGTGCTGCCCTCGGACCGCTGGCTCTGCTGTCTCCCGATGTATCATATGGGTGGGCTCGCGCCCGTTCTTCGGTCGGCGCTCTACGGAACACCGCTCGTTATCCAGCGCGAATTCGATCCCGACGCAACCGCTCGAGTCGTCGACGGGTACGATATTACCGGCATCTCGCTCGTCCCGACGATGCTCGCGCGCATGCTCGAGGCGGGCTGGAGTGAGCCCGATTCGCTCCGGTTCGTCCTACTCGGCGGTGCGCCAGCATCGAACGAATTGCTCGAGCGGGCGCGAGACGCCGGCGTTCCCGCCTATCCGACCTACGGAATGACCGAGGCGGCGTCCCAGATTTCGACGGCGACGCCGGAGCAGACGCGCTCGCACGAGGGAACCGTCGGACAGCCCCTCGCCGTGACGGACGTAACGATCGTCGACGAAGCTGGTGACCCCGACGCACCCGGCGAACCCGGTGAAATCGTCGTTTCCGGGCCGACGGTGACGCCCGGCTATCTCGAGGAGACACACACCAACGCCGCGTTCGGAGCTGACGGACTCCATACGGGCGATATCGGATACCGCGACCGGGACGGCCGACTCTGGGTACTGAACCGACGGAGCGACCGCATCGTGACCGGAGGTGAGAACGTCGACCCCGGCGAGGTCGCGGACGTTCTTCAGGCCCATCCGCAGGTCGAGGAAACCGCGGTCGTCGGCCTGTCGGACCCCGAATGGGGCGAGCGCGTCGGTGTGCTCGTCGTTCCGAACGAACCGACCGCGGTGTCAACGGACGACCTGCTCGAGTTCTGTGGCGGCCGATTAGCAGGGTTCAAGCAGCCGAAAACGATCGGCGTTACCGATTCGCTCCCGCGAACGGCATCGGGAACCGTGGACCGAGAGGACGTTCGTGAGTTCCTCCGGGAGGAGGGCACGGACGCGGCGTCCCTCGAGTAA
- a CDS encoding NRDE family protein: MCTLTLAWRAFDDTPVAVAANRDEALERPSSPPGVYDEEPLVIAPRDTEAGGTWIGYNEHGVFAGITNRWIDAELAGDRSRGLLVGDVLEAESATEAARLIEATTDTHEYDGFNLTVADAERAFCYTWDGRLERYEFDPGVHVVVNIAVNEVVDIPSTRPEPARAQAANARAVREELAVGSDEPVDEWLERAGDVLGDHEYGVCIHRDGFGTRSSSIIALGESSSYRFADGPPCRTPYEEVTLEDGAVDAGLEGNRETGSIDGDREGHI; encoded by the coding sequence GTGTGTACGCTGACTCTCGCCTGGCGGGCGTTCGACGATACGCCCGTCGCCGTCGCGGCCAACAGGGACGAAGCCCTCGAGCGGCCGTCGTCGCCGCCCGGCGTCTACGACGAGGAGCCGTTGGTGATCGCTCCGCGGGATACCGAAGCCGGCGGGACATGGATCGGGTACAACGAGCACGGCGTCTTCGCCGGTATTACGAACCGCTGGATCGACGCGGAACTGGCCGGTGATCGGTCTCGCGGACTGCTCGTCGGGGACGTTCTCGAGGCCGAATCGGCCACCGAAGCGGCACGGCTGATCGAAGCGACGACCGACACCCACGAGTACGACGGGTTCAACCTCACCGTCGCCGATGCGGAACGGGCCTTCTGTTACACGTGGGACGGCCGACTCGAGCGCTACGAGTTCGATCCCGGCGTCCACGTCGTGGTCAACATCGCCGTCAACGAGGTCGTCGACATTCCGTCGACTCGCCCGGAGCCGGCTCGAGCGCAGGCGGCCAACGCCCGAGCGGTTCGCGAGGAACTCGCGGTGGGATCCGACGAACCCGTCGACGAGTGGCTCGAGCGCGCTGGCGACGTGCTGGGCGATCACGAGTACGGCGTCTGCATCCACCGTGACGGGTTCGGAACGCGGTCGTCCTCGATCATTGCCCTCGGCGAGTCGTCGAGCTACCGATTCGCGGACGGCCCACCGTGTCGAACGCCCTACGAGGAGGTGACCCTCGAGGACGGGGCCGTGGACGCGGGTCTCGAAGGTAATCGCGAAACCGGTAGCATCGATGGCGACCGCGAAGGCCACATTTAA
- a CDS encoding mandelate racemase/muconate lactonizing enzyme family protein: MTPTLSFRGFSLPLESTLETAHGRIDERQGFLVKLTDGDAVGYGEATPLPGWTESLEACEHGLERARATISEEGLSEAIETVDDCVAARHGLTLAVADLRSAREATPLYQYLSDDALVGRVPVNTTIGDGTAAETADAVEAAVSRGFDCCKLKVGVRSVEADIERVRRARDAVGSDVELRTDANGSWTIEEAESAIEGFADHGVSILEQPLPAGALSGHAALRGGGIDIALDEGLLEHGVDAICEAGAADAIVLKPMALGGLDVAQQITAWVQQLEITPIVTTTIDAVVARTGAVHLAASVPDLPACGLATGELLAEDLARDPVLFENGSAVVPQAKGLGVSGLWSG; encoded by the coding sequence ATGACGCCGACCCTCTCGTTCCGGGGCTTTTCGCTCCCGCTCGAGTCGACGCTCGAGACCGCTCACGGGCGGATCGACGAGCGACAGGGTTTCCTCGTGAAACTGACCGACGGCGACGCGGTCGGCTACGGCGAAGCGACCCCGCTGCCGGGATGGACGGAGTCGCTCGAGGCATGTGAACACGGGCTCGAGCGGGCGAGAGCGACGATCTCCGAGGAGGGGCTGAGCGAGGCGATCGAGACCGTCGACGACTGCGTGGCGGCCCGCCACGGCCTGACGCTCGCTGTCGCGGATCTCCGGTCCGCTCGCGAGGCGACGCCGCTGTACCAGTACCTCAGCGACGACGCGCTCGTCGGTCGAGTCCCGGTCAACACGACGATCGGCGACGGAACGGCGGCGGAGACCGCCGATGCGGTCGAAGCGGCCGTTTCCCGCGGGTTCGACTGCTGTAAACTCAAAGTCGGCGTTCGTTCGGTCGAAGCTGACATCGAACGCGTTCGACGCGCTCGAGACGCGGTCGGTTCGGATGTCGAACTTCGAACCGATGCGAACGGTTCGTGGACGATCGAAGAAGCCGAATCGGCGATCGAAGGATTCGCCGATCACGGCGTTTCGATTCTCGAGCAACCGCTTCCCGCGGGCGCGCTCTCCGGACACGCGGCGTTGCGCGGTGGGGGCATCGATATCGCGCTCGACGAGGGGTTGCTCGAGCACGGCGTCGACGCGATCTGCGAGGCCGGCGCGGCCGACGCGATCGTCCTGAAGCCGATGGCGCTCGGGGGTCTCGACGTGGCACAGCAGATCACCGCCTGGGTGCAGCAACTCGAGATCACGCCCATCGTGACGACGACGATCGACGCCGTCGTCGCCCGGACGGGTGCCGTTCACCTCGCCGCGTCGGTTCCGGACCTTCCGGCCTGCGGGCTCGCGACGGGCGAGTTGCTCGCCGAGGATCTGGCCCGCGATCCGGTGCTCTTCGAGAACGGGTCGGCGGTCGTCCCGCAGGCGAAGGGTCTTGGGGTTTCGGGCCTCTGGTCTGGCTAA
- a CDS encoding helix-turn-helix domain-containing protein, translating to MAQATLAITLPEQVWIQQVSTAHPDSTFRVLAAVPGSSSGFALVEVTGPDVAGVVESMSEHEQITELSTIDRGENDATIHFETTSPLLLFSSRDSGMPIELPVDIQNGMATIDVTGTRQRLAGLANQLEQFGIQYRIETVREESRDRQLLSERQLEVVVAAVEEGYYDTPRRCSLTELAGHLDIAKSTCSETLHRAEETVVKRFVDDLSRVEESTNTRESIAPS from the coding sequence ATGGCACAGGCAACACTCGCAATTACGCTGCCGGAGCAGGTATGGATCCAGCAGGTGTCGACCGCACACCCCGATTCGACGTTTCGCGTCCTCGCGGCCGTTCCCGGCTCGAGCTCCGGATTCGCACTCGTGGAGGTCACCGGACCCGACGTGGCCGGTGTCGTAGAGTCGATGAGCGAACACGAACAGATCACGGAACTCTCGACGATCGACCGCGGCGAGAACGACGCGACGATTCACTTCGAAACGACGAGTCCGTTGCTTTTGTTTTCGTCGCGCGACTCGGGAATGCCGATCGAATTGCCGGTCGATATACAAAACGGGATGGCGACGATCGACGTGACGGGAACGCGCCAACGACTCGCGGGACTCGCGAATCAACTCGAGCAATTCGGCATCCAGTACCGGATCGAAACGGTTCGAGAGGAGTCGCGCGACCGCCAACTGTTATCCGAACGCCAGCTCGAGGTCGTGGTTGCAGCCGTCGAAGAAGGGTACTACGACACGCCGCGCCGGTGTTCGTTGACCGAACTTGCCGGTCATCTGGACATCGCAAAATCGACCTGCAGTGAGACGCTTCATCGAGCAGAAGAGACGGTCGTCAAACGGTTCGTCGATGATCTATCGCGCGTCGAAGAGAGTACGAATACGCGGGAGTCGATCGCTCCGAGTTAA
- a CDS encoding helix-turn-helix transcriptional regulator, which translates to MSVSTAEAELSADERAGLELVRETGGIHQSDFWKELDVSSRKGSRIVESLVEKELVDREDTVYNGHNTYYVTPTARDLDFRLLMAGDMLSPFIGEEEVDPNSDAFSQWIMNLAYQD; encoded by the coding sequence ATGAGCGTCTCGACCGCCGAAGCCGAACTCTCCGCGGACGAACGGGCGGGCCTCGAACTCGTCCGTGAGACGGGCGGGATCCACCAGAGCGACTTCTGGAAGGAACTGGACGTCTCCTCGCGGAAGGGAAGTCGGATCGTCGAATCGCTCGTCGAAAAGGAACTCGTCGACCGCGAAGATACGGTGTACAACGGACACAACACCTACTACGTCACGCCGACCGCTCGAGATCTGGACTTCCGACTCCTGATGGCCGGCGACATGCTCTCGCCGTTCATCGGCGAAGAGGAGGTCGACCCCAACAGTGACGCCTTCTCGCAGTGGATCATGAACCTCGCGTACCAGGACTGA
- a CDS encoding 1,4-dihydroxy-2-naphthoyl-CoA synthase, with protein sequence MVSEHFDPERWESIDEFDFRDLTYHRAVDSGTVRIAFDRPAVRNAFRPGTVDELYDALQHAKRQTDVGCILLTGNGPSPEDGGWAFCSGGDQTIRGEDGYQYEGDEERASEQGRLHILEVQRLIRHVPKVVVCVVPGWAVGGGHSLHVVCDLTLASEDHAKFLQTDPDVASYDAGFGSAYLAKQIGQKKAREVFFLGKTYSAEEAEDMGMVNEVVPHEELEETALEWGERINAKSPTAMRMLKYGFNMADDGLVGQQVFAGEATRLGYMTDEAREGRDAFVEGREPDFSEFPWQY encoded by the coding sequence ATGGTTTCAGAACACTTCGACCCCGAGCGGTGGGAATCGATCGACGAATTCGACTTTCGCGATCTCACCTACCATCGAGCGGTCGACTCGGGAACCGTCCGGATCGCGTTCGACCGCCCCGCGGTCCGCAACGCGTTTCGACCGGGAACCGTCGACGAACTCTACGACGCGCTTCAACACGCCAAACGGCAGACAGACGTCGGCTGTATTCTGTTGACCGGGAACGGACCCTCCCCCGAGGACGGCGGCTGGGCGTTCTGTTCGGGCGGGGATCAGACGATCCGGGGCGAGGACGGCTACCAGTACGAGGGCGACGAAGAGCGCGCCTCGGAGCAGGGTCGCCTGCACATTCTCGAGGTGCAGCGACTCATCCGGCACGTTCCGAAGGTCGTGGTCTGCGTGGTCCCCGGCTGGGCGGTCGGCGGCGGCCACTCGCTACACGTCGTCTGCGATCTCACGCTCGCCAGCGAGGACCACGCGAAGTTCCTGCAGACCGATCCCGACGTGGCGAGCTACGACGCCGGGTTCGGTTCGGCCTACCTCGCGAAACAGATCGGCCAGAAGAAGGCCCGCGAGGTCTTCTTCCTCGGAAAGACCTACTCCGCCGAAGAGGCAGAAGACATGGGGATGGTCAACGAAGTCGTTCCACACGAGGAGCTAGAGGAGACGGCCCTCGAGTGGGGCGAACGCATCAACGCAAAGAGCCCGACGGCGATGCGGATGCTCAAGTACGGCTTCAATATGGCCGACGACGGGCTGGTCGGCCAGCAGGTCTTCGCCGGCGAAGCGACCCGACTCGGCTACATGACCGACGAAGCCAGGGAGGGACGCGACGCGTTCGTCGAGGGGCGAGAGCCGGACTTTTCTGAGTTCCCCTGGCAGTACTAG